One part of the Ignavibacteriales bacterium genome encodes these proteins:
- a CDS encoding YCF48-related protein, whose amino-acid sequence MRTDCCLFFALCFFLLSPLSVNGQWVQTTGPTGGSIAQVAAAGDCLFASTPAGLFRSTDGGMSWKIANTGIPSPPIVRGVVALPNGTGGKDFYLSTGYGVFRSTNRGTSWSSTSTGLTDKNVLLLVVDSITAGSANPGLYAATSSGVFRTTNSGSTWIPMSNGMPTTSISDLAIFPTPGASGSASLLAMSWNRGVFLSSNSGLNWSRVSGGLPDTAAGGQSLSACSGLGRTYLYASYWNVGVYRSTDGGLSWAAANSGLTSKDVRCFAWSVASGGTSGFTLYAGTSGGGVFRSTNAGASWTLIDIGLSNGFVKGLGIIPQSIASGAALIAGTNDGVFISYGTFGTWNSMNNGLVATTVNSLAMGVDPGAKDNLILYAGASLGSSYSADRGKSWYPKNAIAARPPPPVTMADRSVNVLVVRGNSTYAGTDAGIFFAAGGGGSWLPRDTGLSSRDIRSFAVSGPMLFAGTRGGGVYRSPDDGNSWLPFKMGLADLEVNALLIDGTTIYAATATKVHRAEINDTTWTSFNNGLPSNRVLTFVASPIGILAGVSSGGVYVLPRGGTTWSQLGTGMENLTVRSFCVVGNSLFAGTSAGIYLSLNGGDQWARVDTEITTPNITALAAGFTDLFAATTGSGVWRRPYQGMIPAPPQTQQAWKWEIPTHDFPDLNAVARVDDSTLVAVGNLGTIIRTTDGGQTWAAQLSWTMANLHGVWFADARRGFAVGDSGLILPTLTGGTIWSTQCVDSAARLIAVSYPNPTNGTAVGKYGAIYRTTDGGASWKFRYGAPNADLNSVSFSSVNAGTIVSQNAWVYRTTNGGLLWRRQVSGYEQFGWSFNGVCFADDSVGTAVGDAGLIMRTTNGGAKWSVQVSGTSYRLLGVSFTDPQNGVAVGENGIILHTSDGGTTWSIQETFRTDWLSSVCLMKSGTGIAVGSHGAIVRTTDGGLTWTLQTTSSITPLYSVAFSDHWSGMAVGYRGTGFRTTDGGGTWRALVTGTTQELRGVSFTGPGNAVIVGAYGTILRTTNGGASWIDQSKRQTSSSIYWFTGVSFGNSTNGVIVGRLDSLTSPTSGFSMPAILRTTDGGKTWTQRTASGNLGLLSVSFGDANTVYAVGESGTILRSVDAGWTWSAPSNSVTTRKLNGIFASGASIATAVGDAGTVLRTSDSGSTWIQRQIGMSRVLKAAWFVSPDVGLVVGESGLMFSTGDGGTTWSAFASGTRNTLHSLWFTDALRGAAVGDYGTIIRTIRDDVLSSMRDGRDGAPKEFALFQNYPNPFNPATAISFQLSAVSFVNLTVYDILGRQVATLVDEVISAGTHIVRWDASHFPSGIYLYRIHTRAADGNGTIQNVATKKMILVK is encoded by the coding sequence ATGAGAACGGATTGTTGCTTGTTCTTTGCTCTCTGTTTCTTCTTGCTCTCACCGCTCTCTGTGAATGGCCAGTGGGTTCAGACGACCGGGCCGACGGGTGGGAGCATAGCGCAGGTAGCCGCCGCAGGCGATTGTCTTTTTGCCAGCACGCCTGCAGGGCTCTTTCGCTCGACCGATGGCGGAATGTCGTGGAAGATCGCCAACACAGGAATACCCAGCCCCCCAATCGTACGCGGAGTGGTCGCGCTGCCAAACGGAACAGGAGGCAAAGATTTCTACCTTTCCACCGGATATGGCGTATTCCGCTCGACCAACCGCGGCACAAGCTGGAGTTCGACGAGCACAGGTCTGACGGATAAGAACGTACTCCTTCTTGTAGTCGATTCCATTACAGCCGGGAGTGCTAACCCGGGGCTCTATGCCGCGACAAGCAGCGGCGTGTTTCGAACCACCAACAGCGGTTCAACCTGGATCCCCATGAGCAATGGAATGCCAACGACTTCAATTTCCGACCTTGCCATCTTTCCCACACCGGGCGCATCGGGGAGCGCGAGTCTGCTTGCCATGAGCTGGAACCGCGGCGTGTTTCTTTCCAGTAACAGCGGTTTGAACTGGTCCCGCGTGAGCGGGGGGCTGCCCGACACGGCAGCCGGCGGGCAAAGTCTTTCTGCGTGTTCTGGTTTGGGGCGCACATATCTCTACGCCTCGTATTGGAATGTGGGTGTGTATCGGTCGACCGATGGAGGGCTCTCGTGGGCTGCTGCAAATTCCGGCCTCACCTCTAAGGACGTCAGGTGCTTTGCCTGGTCCGTGGCGAGCGGCGGTACTTCCGGGTTCACTTTGTACGCCGGGACATCCGGGGGCGGCGTCTTTCGATCCACGAACGCCGGCGCGAGCTGGACCTTGATCGACATTGGTCTTTCAAATGGATTCGTGAAGGGACTCGGAATTATCCCTCAGTCCATTGCATCCGGCGCGGCTCTCATCGCCGGAACGAACGACGGGGTTTTCATCTCGTATGGTACGTTCGGTACGTGGAATTCAATGAACAATGGATTAGTGGCAACAACTGTCAACTCGCTCGCAATGGGAGTGGACCCCGGCGCCAAGGATAATCTCATTCTCTACGCAGGAGCAAGTCTGGGCTCCTCCTATTCTGCAGATCGCGGCAAATCGTGGTACCCTAAGAATGCAATCGCTGCAAGACCGCCGCCGCCGGTGACGATGGCGGACAGGTCTGTGAACGTTCTTGTGGTCCGTGGCAATTCCACTTATGCGGGAACGGATGCCGGGATTTTCTTCGCTGCGGGCGGCGGCGGATCATGGCTTCCCAGAGATACCGGCCTCTCGAGCCGCGATATTCGCTCGTTCGCCGTTTCAGGTCCGATGCTCTTCGCGGGAACCCGGGGCGGAGGAGTGTATCGCTCGCCCGACGACGGCAACTCGTGGTTGCCCTTCAAAATGGGGCTCGCGGATCTCGAAGTGAACGCGCTGCTGATCGATGGTACCACGATCTACGCTGCGACTGCGACGAAGGTGCATCGCGCGGAAATCAATGATACAACCTGGACCTCGTTCAACAACGGCCTTCCTTCAAATCGAGTTCTCACATTTGTTGCGAGCCCGATAGGTATTCTTGCCGGAGTATCGTCGGGCGGGGTCTATGTGCTTCCTCGTGGTGGGACAACGTGGAGCCAGCTCGGTACGGGAATGGAGAACCTCACCGTCAGGTCTTTTTGCGTTGTGGGTAACAGTCTATTTGCCGGAACGTCAGCCGGGATCTATTTGTCGCTGAACGGCGGAGACCAATGGGCACGCGTGGACACTGAAATCACAACACCGAACATCACTGCACTTGCCGCCGGATTCACGGATCTGTTCGCTGCAACAACGGGATCCGGCGTCTGGCGCCGGCCCTATCAGGGAATGATTCCGGCCCCTCCGCAAACGCAGCAGGCGTGGAAGTGGGAGATCCCGACGCACGACTTCCCTGACCTCAATGCTGTCGCCCGCGTCGATGACAGCACTCTCGTCGCCGTCGGCAATTTGGGCACGATCATACGAACGACAGACGGGGGGCAGACTTGGGCTGCACAGTTGAGCTGGACCATGGCCAACCTGCACGGAGTCTGGTTCGCAGATGCACGAAGAGGATTCGCGGTCGGTGATTCGGGATTAATACTTCCGACGCTGACCGGGGGGACAATCTGGTCGACTCAGTGTGTCGACTCCGCTGCCCGGTTGATCGCTGTCAGCTATCCCAATCCTACAAACGGTACTGCCGTCGGAAAATATGGCGCCATCTATAGAACGACGGATGGAGGGGCGTCGTGGAAATTTCGTTACGGTGCTCCAAATGCCGATCTCAACTCGGTTTCGTTCTCGAGCGTCAATGCCGGCACCATTGTATCACAGAACGCATGGGTGTACCGGACGACGAATGGCGGCCTCCTGTGGCGCCGCCAGGTGAGCGGCTATGAGCAATTCGGCTGGTCGTTCAACGGAGTGTGTTTTGCAGACGACAGCGTCGGTACCGCCGTCGGAGATGCCGGCCTCATTATGCGGACAACGAACGGCGGAGCAAAATGGAGTGTGCAGGTGAGCGGAACGTCGTATCGTCTTCTCGGCGTATCATTCACCGATCCGCAGAACGGCGTCGCTGTAGGCGAAAATGGCATTATCCTCCACACATCGGATGGAGGAACAACATGGTCGATCCAGGAAACTTTCCGCACCGACTGGCTCTCTTCTGTCTGCTTGATGAAATCAGGAACCGGAATCGCAGTCGGGAGTCACGGTGCAATTGTCCGGACGACCGATGGAGGATTGACCTGGACACTTCAAACGACCAGTTCGATAACACCGCTGTACTCCGTGGCATTTTCTGATCATTGGTCTGGGATGGCTGTCGGATACCGGGGCACTGGATTTCGCACGACGGATGGAGGGGGCACGTGGCGGGCCCTGGTCACCGGCACGACTCAAGAGCTGAGGGGAGTATCCTTTACCGGTCCAGGCAACGCTGTCATCGTGGGTGCGTATGGAACAATACTCCGAACGACCAACGGCGGAGCATCCTGGATCGATCAATCGAAACGGCAGACGAGTTCATCAATCTATTGGTTTACCGGTGTTTCGTTCGGCAATTCCACAAACGGCGTGATCGTCGGAAGATTGGATTCTCTCACATCCCCCACATCCGGATTCTCGATGCCGGCCATTTTGCGCACGACAGACGGAGGGAAGACCTGGACGCAGCGAACGGCCTCGGGAAACCTGGGACTCCTGTCGGTATCGTTTGGCGACGCAAACACGGTGTACGCGGTGGGAGAAAGCGGGACGATACTCCGCTCTGTTGACGCGGGTTGGACCTGGAGCGCGCCTTCGAATTCAGTCACGACCAGGAAGCTCAATGGGATTTTTGCGAGCGGGGCTTCCATAGCGACGGCGGTTGGCGATGCGGGGACAGTTCTCCGGACGTCAGACAGTGGGAGCACCTGGATCCAGCGCCAAATCGGAATGTCCCGGGTGCTTAAGGCTGCATGGTTTGTCTCGCCTGACGTGGGGTTGGTGGTTGGGGAGTCCGGGTTGATGTTCAGCACGGGGGACGGAGGGACGACCTGGTCGGCATTTGCGAGTGGAACCCGCAACACGCTGCATAGTCTCTGGTTCACAGACGCGCTGAGAGGCGCTGCGGTGGGAGACTACGGAACGATCATTCGGACGATACGTGACGATGTTCTCTCGTCGATGAGAGACGGCCGGGATGGCGCTCCGAAAGAGTTCGCGCTATTTCAGAACTATCCCAATCCGTTCAACCCGGCGACAGCGATCAGCTTTCAGCTTTCGGCGGTCAGCTTCGTTAACCTCACGGTATACGACATCCTCGGAAGACAGGTCGCCACGCTTGTGGATGAGGTGATATCAGCGGGCACACACATCGTACGCTGGGACGCGTCACATTTCCCGAGCGGCATATATCTGTACAGGATTCACACGCGCGCCGCTGACGGCAATGGAACCATACAGAACGTCGCAACGAAAAAAATGATCCTTGTGAAATGA
- a CDS encoding DUF2075 domain-containing protein yields MNRAYYSSTIQCFLQTTSQDIVGELSTASEFGAEQDQKNAWVEEICILQRILKAHQGSIYFEFSIPRMGRRIDVVLLIGPAIFILEFKVGEKQFTSNGFDQVFDYALDLKNFHETSHPLAIAPILIATESSQSEIVPRFTPHDDNCLFPLKCSARDLDEAIKNVLACVKGPDIVASSWEAGRYRPTPNIIEAAMALYNGHSVTEISRSDASAKNLDATSLAISSIIQQSKRNSTKSICFVTGVPGAGKTLVGLNVATQHIDKTSELYSVFLSGNGPLVAILREALARDKVAFEKAKGRKKRKGEAFSEVKAFIQNVHNFRDDSLVDESAPREHVTLFDEAQRAWDLAKTADFMKRRKKRPGFDKSEPEFLISCLDRHKDWATVVCLVGGGQEINTGEAGIGEWIESLIRAYPKWEIHISPRLTDSEYNTQDVLAKVKPQSRITYDADLHLGVSMRSFRAENVSLLVKQLLDLEESQAAQTLSQVRDKYPIVLTRDLLKAKQWLRERARGTERFGIVVSSHAERLKPYAIDVKSPMNPIQWFLEGKQHVRSSFYLEDVATEFDVQGLELDWACVTWDADFRFGKTSWEHRSFVGDKWNQIKKRERQIYQKNAYRVLLTRARQGMVIVVPKGDPDDPTRKPAYYDPTYSYLKRIGFEVL; encoded by the coding sequence ATGAATCGCGCCTATTACTCGTCAACCATCCAGTGCTTTCTGCAAACGACATCTCAGGATATCGTCGGGGAATTGTCCACCGCAAGCGAGTTCGGCGCAGAGCAGGATCAGAAGAATGCTTGGGTTGAGGAGATTTGCATCCTGCAACGGATCCTTAAGGCGCATCAAGGATCAATCTATTTTGAGTTCTCAATTCCACGAATGGGTCGTCGGATTGATGTGGTGCTCCTCATCGGACCGGCTATTTTCATTCTGGAATTCAAGGTAGGGGAGAAGCAATTCACTTCGAATGGGTTCGACCAGGTGTTTGATTATGCCCTGGATCTGAAGAACTTCCACGAAACAAGTCATCCTCTCGCCATCGCTCCGATTCTGATCGCAACGGAATCCAGTCAGTCGGAAATAGTCCCTCGATTCACTCCGCATGACGACAATTGTCTCTTCCCCCTCAAATGTAGCGCCCGGGATTTGGACGAGGCAATCAAAAACGTGCTCGCATGTGTGAAAGGACCGGATATCGTCGCATCATCATGGGAAGCTGGTCGCTATCGTCCCACGCCAAACATTATCGAAGCAGCAATGGCTCTCTACAATGGCCACTCAGTGACAGAGATCTCACGAAGCGACGCAAGCGCGAAAAATCTTGACGCGACTTCCCTCGCAATCTCAAGCATCATTCAACAATCCAAGAGGAACTCGACGAAATCGATCTGTTTTGTGACAGGGGTCCCCGGAGCAGGAAAAACTCTCGTTGGACTCAATGTCGCGACTCAGCATATCGACAAAACAAGCGAACTCTACAGCGTGTTCCTGTCTGGCAACGGACCGCTTGTAGCGATTCTCCGTGAGGCGCTTGCCCGGGACAAGGTTGCTTTCGAAAAAGCGAAAGGACGCAAAAAGAGGAAGGGTGAGGCATTCAGCGAGGTCAAGGCGTTCATACAAAACGTGCACAATTTCAGGGACGATTCGCTTGTTGATGAATCTGCCCCTCGAGAACACGTAACTCTTTTTGATGAAGCTCAGCGTGCATGGGATCTAGCCAAGACGGCAGATTTCATGAAAAGGCGAAAAAAACGTCCCGGCTTCGACAAATCAGAGCCAGAATTTCTAATTTCATGCCTTGATCGGCACAAGGATTGGGCCACAGTTGTTTGCCTGGTCGGCGGCGGCCAGGAGATTAATACCGGTGAGGCAGGCATTGGGGAATGGATCGAGTCCCTCATCAGAGCCTATCCCAAGTGGGAGATTCACATTTCCCCTCGTCTCACAGATTCTGAATACAATACGCAAGATGTCTTGGCGAAAGTTAAACCACAGAGCAGAATAACGTACGACGCCGATCTCCATCTTGGAGTGTCGATGCGGTCATTTCGTGCCGAGAACGTTTCACTTCTTGTGAAGCAACTGCTAGACCTTGAGGAATCTCAGGCCGCGCAAACACTCTCGCAAGTCAGAGACAAGTATCCGATCGTGCTTACAAGAGATCTGTTGAAGGCAAAACAATGGCTTCGGGAGAGAGCGCGGGGGACGGAACGCTTCGGTATCGTGGTTTCATCTCACGCTGAGCGCCTCAAACCTTACGCTATCGACGTCAAGTCCCCAATGAACCCAATCCAATGGTTTCTCGAAGGTAAGCAGCATGTGCGATCTTCATTCTATCTGGAGGATGTCGCGACAGAGTTTGATGTGCAGGGCCTGGAATTGGATTGGGCGTGCGTGACGTGGGACGCAGACTTTCGTTTTGGAAAGACCTCGTGGGAGCACCGCTCATTTGTCGGTGACAAGTGGAATCAAATAAAGAAGCGGGAGAGACAGATCTATCAGAAGAATGCCTATAGGGTGCTCCTCACCAGAGCACGGCAAGGTATGGTCATCGTCGTGCCCAAAGGGGATCCCGATGACCCAACTCGCAAACCTGCCTATTATGACCCCACGTATAGCTACTTGAAACGTATCGGATTTGAAGTATTGTGA